In Actinomadura citrea, a single window of DNA contains:
- a CDS encoding dienelactone hydrolase family protein has protein sequence MARILLLHSMYGLRPAVHQAADRLRAAGHEVHTPDLYDGRVVDDAEAGIEIKDEIGRDELLRRAVVAAAPLTGEGGLVYAGFSLGGSIAQNLAFADDKAAGLLLMHGTSDIAEDASTDIPVQLHVADPDTWEPVDWLNAWYLQMRKAGADVEVFRYRGAGHLFTDPDLPDHDAEAAERAWTTALDFLASL, from the coding sequence ATGGCACGCATTCTCCTCCTCCACTCGATGTACGGGCTCCGGCCCGCGGTGCACCAGGCGGCCGACCGGCTCCGTGCCGCCGGGCACGAGGTGCACACCCCCGACCTCTACGACGGGCGCGTCGTCGACGACGCGGAGGCCGGGATCGAGATCAAGGACGAGATCGGGCGGGACGAGCTGCTGCGCCGCGCCGTCGTGGCGGCCGCGCCGCTCACCGGGGAGGGCGGGCTCGTCTACGCGGGGTTCTCGCTCGGCGGATCCATTGCCCAGAACCTCGCGTTCGCCGACGACAAGGCGGCCGGGCTGCTGCTGATGCACGGCACGTCCGACATCGCGGAGGACGCGTCCACCGACATCCCGGTGCAGCTGCACGTCGCCGATCCCGACACCTGGGAGCCCGTCGACTGGCTCAACGCGTGGTACCTGCAGATGCGCAAGGCGGGCGCTGACGTGGAGGTGTTCCGCTACCGCGGTGCGGGCCACCTGTTCACCGACCCGGACCTGCCCGACCACGACGCCGAGGCGGCCGAGCGGGCCTGGACGACGGCCCTCGACTTCCTCGCCTCCCTCTGA
- the trxB gene encoding thioredoxin-disulfide reductase, protein MSDVRNVIIIGSGPAGYTAAVYAARGDLKPLVFEGSVTAGGALMNTTDVENFPGFPDGIMGPDLMDNLRKQAERFGAELITDDVTEVDLTADPKVVKVGDETYLAKTVIVATGSGYRELGLPDEKRLSGRGVSWCATCDGFFFREQDIAVVGGGDTAMEEAIFLTKFARSVTVVHRRDELRASKIMQDRAFANEKIKFLWDSEIAAIHGDDRVTGVTVRNTRTGAESALEITGLFIAIGHDPRSDLFAGQLETDTDGYLLVDAPTTRTKIPGVFACGDVVDHIYRQAITAAGSGCSAAIDAERWLQDQDAAETVPQA, encoded by the coding sequence GTGAGCGACGTCCGTAACGTCATCATCATCGGCTCCGGTCCTGCGGGCTACACGGCCGCCGTCTACGCGGCCCGCGGTGACCTGAAGCCGCTGGTGTTCGAGGGTTCGGTGACGGCCGGCGGTGCGCTGATGAACACCACCGACGTGGAGAACTTCCCCGGCTTCCCCGACGGCATCATGGGCCCCGACCTGATGGACAACCTGCGCAAGCAGGCCGAGCGCTTCGGCGCCGAGCTCATCACCGACGACGTCACCGAGGTCGACCTGACCGCCGACCCGAAGGTCGTCAAGGTCGGCGACGAGACCTACCTCGCCAAGACCGTGATCGTCGCGACCGGCTCCGGATACCGCGAGCTGGGGCTGCCGGACGAGAAGCGGCTGTCCGGCCGCGGCGTCTCCTGGTGCGCCACCTGTGACGGGTTCTTCTTCCGCGAGCAGGACATCGCCGTCGTCGGCGGCGGCGACACCGCGATGGAGGAGGCGATCTTCCTGACCAAGTTCGCTCGCTCGGTGACCGTGGTGCACCGGCGGGACGAGCTGCGCGCGTCCAAGATCATGCAGGACCGGGCGTTCGCCAACGAGAAGATCAAGTTCCTGTGGGACAGCGAGATCGCCGCGATCCACGGCGACGACCGGGTGACCGGCGTGACGGTCCGCAACACCAGGACCGGCGCGGAGTCCGCCCTGGAGATCACCGGGCTGTTCATCGCGATCGGCCACGACCCGCGCAGCGACCTGTTCGCCGGGCAGCTGGAGACCGACACCGACGGCTACCTGCTGGTCGACGCACCCACGACGCGGACGAAGATCCCCGGCGTGTTCGCCTGCGGCGACGTGGTCGACCACATCTACCGGCAGGCCATCACCGCCGCGGGCAGCGGCTGCTCGGCCGCCATCGACGCCGAGCGCTG